The Beijerinckiaceae bacterium RH AL1 genome has a segment encoding these proteins:
- a CDS encoding Formylglycine-generating enzyme (source:Prodigal:2.6;~ID:RHAL1_03495): MSRQPVHRENMAACGCGERDRVANRDITPAGAPVSRGMVWLDGATFRMGSDSHYPEEAPARDVSVAGFFIDRGPVTNRDFAAFVAATGHRTVAERPIDPLAYPDADPSKLKPGSMVFHQTRGPVDLRDVRNWWAWQPGAYWRHPEGRRSTVGARLDHPVVHVAYEDAEAYAAWAGKALPTEAEWEFAARGGLDGAEFTWGDTFQPGGRAMANTWQGAFPWKHLAKDGRGRTSRVGSFPGNGYGLLDMVGNVWEWTCDWYAHDSASDPHKPCCVPGANGAGTRAGSDDPHQPVRIPTKVVKGGSFLCSPDYCRRYRPAARHAQMIDTGMSHIGFRCVLRPA, from the coding sequence ATGTCGAGGCAGCCTGTTCATCGCGAGAACATGGCTGCCTGCGGATGCGGCGAGCGTGACCGCGTCGCCAACAGGGATATCACGCCCGCCGGTGCGCCGGTGTCGCGCGGCATGGTCTGGCTCGATGGCGCGACGTTCCGGATGGGATCGGACAGCCATTATCCGGAGGAAGCGCCCGCGCGCGATGTATCCGTCGCCGGCTTCTTCATCGACCGCGGGCCGGTGACCAACCGCGACTTCGCCGCCTTCGTCGCCGCCACCGGCCACCGCACCGTGGCCGAACGCCCGATCGACCCGCTCGCCTACCCCGATGCCGATCCGAGCAAGCTGAAGCCGGGATCGATGGTTTTTCATCAAACCCGCGGCCCCGTCGACCTCCGCGATGTCCGCAACTGGTGGGCCTGGCAGCCCGGCGCCTATTGGCGCCACCCGGAGGGTCGCAGAAGCACGGTCGGCGCGCGCCTCGATCACCCCGTCGTGCACGTCGCCTACGAGGATGCCGAGGCTTATGCAGCGTGGGCCGGCAAGGCCCTGCCCACCGAAGCGGAATGGGAGTTCGCGGCGCGAGGCGGCCTGGACGGCGCCGAGTTCACCTGGGGCGACACGTTCCAGCCGGGCGGCCGCGCCATGGCGAACACCTGGCAGGGCGCGTTTCCCTGGAAGCACCTGGCGAAGGACGGCCGCGGTCGCACCTCGCGCGTCGGCAGCTTCCCGGGCAACGGCTACGGCCTCCTCGACATGGTCGGCAACGTCTGGGAGTGGACCTGCGACTGGTACGCGCACGACAGCGCGTCGGACCCGCACAAGCCCTGCTGCGTGCCGGGCGCAAACGGGGCGGGGACGCGGGCCGGCAGCGACGACCCGCACCAGCCGGTCCGCATCCCCACCAAGGTGGTCAAAGGCGGCTCGTTCCTCTGCTCTCCGGATTATTGTCGACGCTACCGCCCCGCGGCACGGCATGCGCAGATGATCGACACGGGGATGAGCCACATCGGCTTCCGCTGCGTCTTGCGGCCCGCATGA
- a CDS encoding hypothetical protein (ID:RHAL1_03496;~conserved membrane protein of unknown function;~source:Prodigal:2.6) gives MSAVAVAAIVFACVFGGALAGFALTAILPEDHLNAASKDVVKVATAMIATLAALVIGLLVASAKGSFDAKETEFTQLASRVILLDRTLAQYGPETGAARGVLRAVAVNRLHAIWPDEGGVEDKAIGNSLGRQPDGIEAMQGMLHRLAPQGDEQLYLKAKALQTADEIAAARWLLFEQVRGSLQWPFLAIVVFWLAIIFASFGLSAPRNATVLVALFASALSVAAAMFLIVQLDQPYDGLVRISSAPLRQAIAVLGKP, from the coding sequence ATGAGCGCCGTCGCCGTCGCGGCGATCGTCTTCGCCTGCGTCTTCGGCGGCGCCTTGGCGGGCTTCGCCCTCACCGCGATTCTCCCCGAGGATCATCTCAACGCCGCGTCCAAGGACGTGGTGAAGGTGGCGACCGCGATGATCGCCACGCTCGCCGCGCTGGTCATCGGCCTGCTCGTCGCATCGGCCAAGGGCTCGTTCGACGCCAAGGAGACCGAGTTCACGCAATTGGCGTCGCGCGTGATCCTGCTGGATCGTACGCTGGCCCAGTATGGGCCGGAGACCGGCGCAGCCCGCGGCGTGCTGCGCGCGGTGGCCGTAAATCGGCTCCATGCGATCTGGCCGGACGAAGGCGGCGTCGAGGACAAAGCCATCGGTAACAGCCTCGGCCGCCAGCCCGACGGCATCGAGGCCATGCAGGGGATGTTGCACCGCCTGGCGCCGCAGGGCGACGAACAACTCTACCTCAAGGCCAAGGCGCTCCAGACTGCCGACGAGATCGCGGCGGCGCGCTGGCTCCTGTTCGAGCAGGTCAGAGGCAGCCTGCAATGGCCCTTCCTCGCCATCGTGGTGTTCTGGCTCGCCATCATCTTCGCGAGCTTCGGGCTGTCTGCACCGCGCAACGCAACCGTGCTGGTCGCGCTGTTCGCCAGCGCTCTGTCGGTGGCGGCTGCGATGTTCCTGATCGTCCAGCTCGACCAGCCCTACGACGGTCTCGTCCGCATCTCGAGCGCGCCGCTGCGGCAAGCCATTGCAGTGCTCGGAAAGCCGTAG